A genomic segment from Lineus longissimus chromosome 15, tnLinLong1.2, whole genome shotgun sequence encodes:
- the LOC135499904 gene encoding photoreceptor outer segment membrane glycoprotein 2-like — translation MPGPCLELNISEKGRLNLMTAITVLNGIAVLLACAMMGCGAYIKLSIEEKLNLIGDYNNDILPWVLVAIGLLSFLVAVFGIACSNWCQDLKQRTKVKGMLLPYIAVAIFLSVCVFASSLLTFAQIAHIHSSFGIGIGEAMRKYKYEDELKQQVDGLQMGYSCCGMKSYDDWFKVSWIHDKYLSNSSEIIRSKMVQGEYYNDDAPFSCCNPSSDRPCIHHHVHHNDAHYNYDFKVKGSLTLFMKGCQEALSDYFRTLLVNCGAIFIGIFCVQILLIICMRFLQTSITQAFEFGEASGDAPGWLFGSFGKWPPEEDTGEEKKLLNAGPSDSDDDMFIRPSSRRSRGSVFDDWGDEKSYTEANVQRRHSVVKGKGPAGPVAAPPAPPGPPAAPAPPPPPPPGPPVPAPPPPPPL, via the coding sequence ATGCCGGGGCCATGTCTTGAGCTCAACATTTCGGAAAAGGGTCGCCTGAACCTGATGACCGCCATCACGGTTTTGAACGGGATCGCTGTTCTGCTGGCTTGCGCAATGATGGGATGCGGAGCTTACATCAAACTTTCAATCGAAGAGAAGCTTAACCTTATTGGTGATTACAACAATGACATCCTACCATGGGTACTCGTCGCAATTGGTTTGCTGTCCTTTCTCGTCGCAGTTTTCGGAATCGCCTGTTCGAACTGGTGTCAAGATTTAAAACAACGAACAAAAGTCAAAGGTATGCTTCTCCCATACATCGCCGTTGCAATTTTCCTTTCCGTATGTGTCTTCGCCTCGTCTCTGCTGACATTTGCTCAAATAGCTCACATCCATAGTTCATTTGGAATCGGAATCGGTGAGGCAATGAGAAAATACAAATACGAAGACGAGCTGAAACAACAAGTGGACGGTTTGCAGATGGGGTACTCTTGCTGTGGGATGAAATCGTATGACGATTGGTTCAAGGTTTCCTGGATTCACGACAAATACCTCAGTAATTCGTCCGAAATCATCCGATCAAAAATGGTGCAGGGTGAATACTACAACGACGATGCTCCGTTCAGTTGCTGTAACCCATCATCGGATCGTCCGTGTATACATCATCACGTGCACCACAACGACGCCCACTATAACTACGACTTCAAAGTAAAGGGGTCTCTTACTCTGTTCATGAAGGGATGTCAAGAGGCCTTATCCGACTACTTTCGGACTCTGCTTGTGAACTGCGGTGCAATTTTTATTGGCATATTTTGTGTGCAAATATTGCTGATAATCTGCATGCGCTTTCTGCAAACATCCATAACCCAGGCTTTCGAATTCGGAGAGGCGAGTGGGGACGCCCCTGGATGGCTCTTCGGATCATTCGGGAAATGGCCACCAGAAGAGGACActggtgaagaaaaaaaacttttgaacGCCGGGCCAAGCGACTCCGATGATGACATGTTCATTCGCCCAAGTTCACGGAGGTCCCGTGGCTCTGTTTTCGACGATTGGGGGGACGAAAAAAGCTACACCGAGGCAAACGTGCAACGAAGGCACTCTGTAGTCAAAGGAAAAGGTCCAGCCGGGCCAGTAGCCGCACCGCCAGCGCCACCTGGGCCACCAGCTGCTCCCGCGCCACCGCCACCTCCACCGCCTGGTCCGCCCGTACCAGCACCCCCTCCTCCACCACCATTGTAG